Proteins from a single region of Drosophila biarmipes strain raj3 chromosome 3R, RU_DBia_V1.1, whole genome shotgun sequence:
- the LOC108025181 gene encoding uncharacterized protein LOC108025181, with the protein MRLEFSLVFVCLLTWLHRCSGEGHLKRLSRSLIFPPTSPTRVQFIGGIGIPVEGLHFESVTSGYVLKAEYYLPTNSTEITRVYLKPMAITGREEDQESTYGALYRWIIYRGIEMVLENMGMPGRSCLLRLICEHAALPLNHESGLLGEIMDIVLRPSTSVDQLGQSSDREYHTSEHFGHRGGDCQAAYASKCQKSPLELMSLLLAVNE; encoded by the coding sequence ATGAGACTGGAGTTCTCCTTGGTTTTTGTGTGCCTCCTCACCTGGTTGCACCGCTGCTCCGGCGAGGGCCACCTGAAACGCTTGAGCAGATCGCTGATCTTTCCGCCGACGAGTCCCACGCGTGTGCAGTTCATCGGTGGCATAGGTATTCCCGTGGAGGGCCTGCACTTCGAGTCGGTGACCTCGGGCTATGTGCTCAAGGCGGAGTACTATCTGCCCACCAACTCCACGGAGATCACAAGGGTCTACCTCAAGCCCATGGCCATTACGGGCAGGGAGGAGGATCAGGAGTCCACCTATGGAGCATTGTATCGCTGGATCATCTACCGGGGCATAGAGATGGTGCTCGAGAACATGGGTATGCCGGGCAGGAGTTGCCTCCTGAGACTGATCTGTGAGCATGCTGCACTGCCTCTGAACCACGAAAGTGGCTTGCTGGGCGAGATTATGGACATAGTACTGCGTCCCTCCACTTCAGTGGACCAGTTGGGACAGTCCTCGGATCGGGAGTACCACACTTCGGAGCACTTTGGCCACAGAGGCGGCGATTGCCAGGCGGCCTATGCCTCGAAGTGCCAGAAATCCCCCCTGGAACTCATGAGTTTACTGCTCGCAGTCAATGAATAA
- the LOC108025034 gene encoding uncharacterized protein LOC108025034: MLGKSQCFTGTEFKTENAAGRKSTKIGILTKMKKGQTKNLFHFPLGFDISSTLVNERVSVNRDYGNMHAKGASTPYPQKTQSIDEMALAAKLESDSLTQSGSSNTSLCTSQLKSVAILTPDMTFQMRRKLFDEGEFTVCKGRKMSDVYHRREHNREDLTTPIQRKEARSTPYSNYKDVKEYCDVNNIKLTQGFGG; this comes from the coding sequence ATGCTCGGGAAAAGCCAGTGTTTCACCGGTACGGAATTCAAAACTGAGAATGCGGCCGGCAGGAAGTCCACCAAAATAGGCATCCTAACCAAGATGAAGAAGGGCCAGACCAAGAACCTGTTCCACTTTCCCCTGGGCTTTGATATAAGCTCCACCTTGGTCAATGAACGGGTGTCCGTGAATCGGGACTATGGAAACATGCACGCCAAGGGGGCGTCCACTCCGTATCCGCAGAAGACCCAGTCGATAGATGAGATGGCCCTGGCGGCCAAACTGGAGTCGGATAGTCTGACCCAGTCGGGGTCGAGCAACACCTCCCTGTGCACCTCACAATTAAAAAGCGTGGCAATATTGACACCCGACATGACCTTTCAAATGCGACGCAAACTCTTTGACGAGGGCGAGTTTACGGTCTGCAAGGGTCGCAAGATGAGCGACGTCTACCATAGAAGGGAACACAATCGGGAGGACTTGACCACACCCATCCAGCGAAAGGAGGCCAGGAGTACACCCTATAGCAACTACAAAGACGTTAAGGAGTACTGCGATGTGAACAACATTAAATTAACCCAGGGATTCGGCGGCTAG
- the LOC108025074 gene encoding uncharacterized protein LOC108025074 codes for MDNSAASVVYSNPFYAQNYTGAGELDQQPQEQLQHPNPNPNQHQMFHANYMDLEMGPGLNPNPNPQRSPRRAFNDIYRYENGSGDATGNLLLGRNGERFCRDEAGEDDRAAQLEGPMSISPSSSLVASTSSSCPTGESLNQGMDSNRSDEQVDRGDMTEMGEFGALSQLTEEEQREQRPPFSPSMGGNTSYMVFPRTAADYMPRLPLARHTPYLNVGQEQYVIQQDTIFVLGMRLNVTKNDIIVFFGKLGMIKTDEATNKPKIFVYKNKMTGRSKGEATITYTTPFSAQAAISCLSGAKFMGQTLTVLPAYLSTRRGSVRYIYPKELNCPENQRRQRALRWKPASDNWVCMICRNSNFVWRASCNRCQAAKLTAAQDKGASSNARRWRPQKTDWPCGFCFNLNFWYRAKCNRCHAPKSDDPPASGSGSEEDTWELLLNPPSPDASQDTPTQP; via the coding sequence ATGGATAACTCGGCAGCCAGTGTGGTGTACTCCAATCCTTTCTACGCTCAAAATTACACCGGAGCCGGAGAACTTGACCAGCAGCCGCAGGAGCAGCTCCAGCATCCGAACCCGAATCCGAACCAGCACCAGATGTTCCACGCCAACTATATGGATCTTGAGATGGGACCTGGCCtgaatcccaatcccaatccgcAACGGAGTCCCCGCAGGGCCTTCAATGATATCTATCGCTACGAGAACGGAAGCGGCGATGCCACTGGAAATTTGTTACTAGGTCGGAATGGGGAACGCTTCTGCAGAGATGAGGCAGGAGAGGATGATAGGGCGGCTCAGCTGGAAGGGCCCATGTCCATCTCACCCTCTTCTTCTCTGGTGGCCAGCACCTCATCCTCGTGCCCCACGGGAGAGTCCCTGAACCAGGGGATGGACAGCAACCGAAGTGACGAGCAAGTGGATAGGGGCGACATGACCGAAATGGGGGAGTTTGGAGCACTTAGCCAGCTAaccgaggaggagcagcgggAACAGCGACCGCCCTTCTCGCCCAGCATGGGTGGCAACACCTCCTACATGGTCTTTCCCCGCACCGCCGCCGACTACATGCCCCGCCTGCCGCTGGCCAGGCACACCCCCTACCTGAATGTGGGCCAGGAGCAGTACGTCATCCAGCAGGACACGATCTTTGTGCTGGGCATGCGCCTGAATGTGACCAAGAACGACATCATCGTGTTCTTCGGCAAGCTGGGCATGATCAAGACGGACGAGGCGACGAACAAACCGAAGATATTCGTCTACAAGAACAAGATGACGGGGCGTTCCAAGGGGGAGGCCACCATTACCTACACGACTCCCTTCTCGGCACAGGCGGCCATTAGTTGTCTGAGTGGAGCCAAGTTCATGGGTCAGACGCTGACCGTGCTGCCCGCCTATCTGTCCACCCGGCGGGGCAGTGTGCGCTACATCTATCCCAAGGAGCTGAACTGCCCGGAGAACCAACGTCGCCAGCGGGCGCTGAGATGGAAGCCGGCCAGCGACAACTGGGTGTGCATGATCTGCCGGAACAGCAACTTCGTGTGGCGCGCCAGCTGCAACAGGTGCCAGGCGGCCAAGTTGACCGCTGCCCAGGACAAGGGGGCATCGAGCAATGCCCGTCGTTGGCGGCCACAGAAGACCGATTGGCCCTGTGGATTCTGCTTCAACCTGAACTTCTGGTACCGCGCCAAGTGCAACCGCTGCCATGCCCCCAAGTCCGATGATCCTCCAGCCTCTGGCTCCGGTTCGGAGGAGGATACCTGGGAACTGTTGCTCAATCCGCCCAGCCCGGATGCTTCCCAGGATACTCCAACCCAGCCATAG
- the LOC108025137 gene encoding LOW QUALITY PROTEIN: protein ABHD11 (The sequence of the model RefSeq protein was modified relative to this genomic sequence to represent the inferred CDS: inserted 2 bases in 1 codon): MARQRILSAILARSQALRHYRSTFVQGTRLEYVSYSSPRNQMEAPPXSWRHVASNLSQHGLRQVITVDARNHGLSPHISGHSPLHLAADVEALMGHQRLNKIVALGHGMGGRAMMTLALTQPQLVERVILVDTTPAPVPSNFYLTREVFEMMIQVAPTIPRNLSLSEGRRFILPIFQDVVQDGSELRRVIQNLRKLQDSSFGWSVNPQAVLSSWAELMIDYEATIGGLSPYMGEVLLIAGSQSEFVTSSSISIMQRYFPNTVVQILDAGHCVYEDQPEQFVELVVEFTQVCLVC; the protein is encoded by the exons ATGGCAAGACAGCGAATCCTCAGCGCGATCCTGGCCAGAAGCCAGGCGCTGCGCCACTACCGCTCGACTTTTGTGCAGGGAACCCGGCTGGAGTACGTCTCCTACAGCTCTCCGAGGAACCAAATGGAGGCGCCGCC ATCCTGGCGCCATGTGGCCAGCAACCTGAGCCAGCATGGCCTGCGCCAGGTGATCACCGTGGATGCCCGCAATCATGGTCTCAGCCCGCACATCTCGGGTCACTCGCCGCTCCACCTGGCCGCCGACGTGGAGGCCCTGATGGGTCACCAGCGTCTGAATAAGATCGTGGCCCTGGGCCATGGAATGGGCGGCCGGGCCATGATGACCCTGGCCCTCACCCAACCGCAGCTCGTGGAGCGCGTCATCCTGGTGGACACGACGCCGGCTCCGGTGCCCAGTAACTTCTATCTCACGAGGGAGGTGTTTGAGATGATGATTCAGGTGGCGCCCACCATTCCGCGGAATCTTTCGCTCTCCGAGGGACGCAGGTTCATCCTGCCCATTTTCCAGGACGTGGTCCAAGATGGGTCCGAACTGCGCCGGGTTATCCAGAATCTGCGCAAGCTGCAGGATAGTAGTTTTGGTTGGTCGGTGAATCCGCAGGCGGTGCTCAGCTCCTGGGCGGAACTGATGATTGACTACGAGGCCACTATAGGAGGACTGAGTCCCTATATGGGCGAAGTGCTGCTCATCGCCGGTTCCCAGTCGGAGTTTGTGACCTCGTCCAGTATTTCCATAATGCAGAGGTACTTCCCCAACACGGTGGTCCAAATTCTAGACGCAGGTCACTGTGTTTACGAGGATCAGCCGGAGCAGTTTGTGGAGCTGGTGGTGGAGTTCACCCAGGTTTGCCTAGTTTGTTGA